In Harpia harpyja isolate bHarHar1 chromosome Z, bHarHar1 primary haplotype, whole genome shotgun sequence, a single window of DNA contains:
- the C9orf72 gene encoding guanine nucleotide exchange factor C9orf72 homolog isoform X1, whose protein sequence is MREEAGMSALCPPPSPAVAKTEISLNGESPLLAATFAYWDNILGPRVRHIWAPKTEQVLLSDGEITFLANHTLNGEILRNAESGAIDVKFFVLAEKRVIIVSLIFDGNWNGDRSTYGLSIILPQSELGFYLPLHRVCVDRLTHIIRKGRIWMHKERQEHFQKIVLEGTERMEDQGQSIIPMLTGEVIPVMELLSSMKSHSVPEEIDISDTVLNDDDIGDSCHEGFLLNAISSHLQTCGCSVVVGSSAEKVNKIVRTLCLFLTPSERKCSRLCRNESSFKYESGLFVQGLLKDATGSFVLPFRQVMYAPYPTTHIDVDVNTVKQMPPCHEHIYNQRRYMRSELTAFWRANSDEEMSQDHIIHTDESFTPDLNVFQDILHRDTLVKAFLDQIFHLKPGLSLRSTFLAQFLLVLHRKALTLIKYVEDDTQKGKKPFKSLRSLKIDLDLAAEGDLNIIMALAEKIKPGLHSFIFGKPFYTSVQERDVLMTF, encoded by the exons ATGAGAGAGGAAGCGGGCATGTCAGCTCTTTGTCCACCACCATCTCCTGCAGTTGCTAAAACAGAGATCTCTTTGAATGGCGAGTCACCTCTACTAGCTGCCACTTTTGCTTACTGGGACAATATTCTTGGCCCCCGAGTGCGGCATATCTGGGCCCCAAAGACAGAACAGGTACTTCTCAGTGATGgtgaaataacttttcttgcTAACCACACCCTGAATGGAGAAATACTTCGGAATGCAGAAAGCGGTGCAATAGATGTGAAGTTCTTCGTCTTGGCAGAAAAAAGGGTAATCATTGTGTCATTAATCTTTGATGGAAACTGGAATGGAGACAGAAGCACATATGGACTATCAATTATACTTCCACAAAGTGAACTTGGCTTCTACCTGCCACTTCACAGAGTGTGCGTGGATAGGTTAACACATATtataaggaaaggaagaatatggATGCATAAG GAGAGGCAAGAACATTTCCAGAAGATTGTGTTGGAAGGCACGGAGAGAATGGAGGATCAG GGCCAGAGCATCATTCCAATGCTGACTGGAGAAGTCATTCCTGTAATGGAACTCCTTTCATCTATGAAATCACACAGTGTTCCAGAAGAAATAGAT ATAAGTGACACGGTACTGAATGATGATGACATTGGGGATAGTTGCCATGAAGGCTTTCTTCTCAA tgCAATTAGTTCACACCTGCAGACCTGTGGTTGTTCTGTAGTTGTAGGAAGCAGCGCAGAAAAAGTTAATAAG ATTGTGAGAACGTTGTGTCTGTTTCTTACGCCGTCAGAGCGGAAGTGTTCCAGACTCTGTAGAAATGAGTCTTCTTTCAAATACGAGTCAGGACTTTTTGTTCAAGGCTTGCTCAAA GATGCAACAGGAAGCTTTGTGTTGCCTTTCCGTCAAGTAATGTATGCGCCATATCCTACTACGCATATAGACGTAGATGTCAATACAGTGAAGCAGATGCCCCCTTGTCATGAACACATCTATAACCAACGACGATATATGAGATCCGAGCTGACAGCATTTTGGAGAGCTAATTCAGATGAAGAAATGTCTCAAGATCATATTATCCACACAGATGAGAGTTTCACACCTGATTT AAATGTCTTTCAAGATATCCTGCATCGAGATACATTAGTAAAAGCCTTCCTGGATCAG ATCTTCCATCTGAAGCCTGGCTTGTCTCTGAGGAGTACTTTCCTTGCACAATTTCTACTAGTCCTTCACAGAAAAGCCTtaactttaataaaatatgtaGAGGATGACAC gcaaaaaggaaaaaaaccttttaagtCTCTTCGTAGCTTAAAGATAGATCTTGACTTAGCAGCAGAGGGCGATCTTAACATAATAATGGCTTTGGCTGAGAAGATTAAACCAGGTCTACATTCCTTTATCTTTGGGAAGCCATTCTACACTAGTGTACAAGAACGTGATGTGCTCATGACGTTTTAA
- the C9orf72 gene encoding guanine nucleotide exchange factor C9orf72 homolog isoform X3 has product MERQEHFQKIVLEGTERMEDQGQSIIPMLTGEVIPVMELLSSMKSHSVPEEIDISDTVLNDDDIGDSCHEGFLLNAISSHLQTCGCSVVVGSSAEKVNKIVRTLCLFLTPSERKCSRLCRNESSFKYESGLFVQGLLKDATGSFVLPFRQVMYAPYPTTHIDVDVNTVKQMPPCHEHIYNQRRYMRSELTAFWRANSDEEMSQDHIIHTDESFTPDLNVFQDILHRDTLVKAFLDQIFHLKPGLSLRSTFLAQFLLVLHRKALTLIKYVEDDTQKGKKPFKSLRSLKIDLDLAAEGDLNIIMALAEKIKPGLHSFIFGKPFYTSVQERDVLMTF; this is encoded by the exons ATG GAGAGGCAAGAACATTTCCAGAAGATTGTGTTGGAAGGCACGGAGAGAATGGAGGATCAG GGCCAGAGCATCATTCCAATGCTGACTGGAGAAGTCATTCCTGTAATGGAACTCCTTTCATCTATGAAATCACACAGTGTTCCAGAAGAAATAGAT ATAAGTGACACGGTACTGAATGATGATGACATTGGGGATAGTTGCCATGAAGGCTTTCTTCTCAA tgCAATTAGTTCACACCTGCAGACCTGTGGTTGTTCTGTAGTTGTAGGAAGCAGCGCAGAAAAAGTTAATAAG ATTGTGAGAACGTTGTGTCTGTTTCTTACGCCGTCAGAGCGGAAGTGTTCCAGACTCTGTAGAAATGAGTCTTCTTTCAAATACGAGTCAGGACTTTTTGTTCAAGGCTTGCTCAAA GATGCAACAGGAAGCTTTGTGTTGCCTTTCCGTCAAGTAATGTATGCGCCATATCCTACTACGCATATAGACGTAGATGTCAATACAGTGAAGCAGATGCCCCCTTGTCATGAACACATCTATAACCAACGACGATATATGAGATCCGAGCTGACAGCATTTTGGAGAGCTAATTCAGATGAAGAAATGTCTCAAGATCATATTATCCACACAGATGAGAGTTTCACACCTGATTT AAATGTCTTTCAAGATATCCTGCATCGAGATACATTAGTAAAAGCCTTCCTGGATCAG ATCTTCCATCTGAAGCCTGGCTTGTCTCTGAGGAGTACTTTCCTTGCACAATTTCTACTAGTCCTTCACAGAAAAGCCTtaactttaataaaatatgtaGAGGATGACAC gcaaaaaggaaaaaaaccttttaagtCTCTTCGTAGCTTAAAGATAGATCTTGACTTAGCAGCAGAGGGCGATCTTAACATAATAATGGCTTTGGCTGAGAAGATTAAACCAGGTCTACATTCCTTTATCTTTGGGAAGCCATTCTACACTAGTGTACAAGAACGTGATGTGCTCATGACGTTTTAA
- the C9orf72 gene encoding guanine nucleotide exchange factor C9orf72 homolog isoform X2, which produces MREEAGMSALCPPPSPAVAKTEISLNGESPLLAATFAYWDNILGPRVRHIWAPKTEQVLLSDGEITFLANHTLNGEILRNAESGAIDVKFFVLAEKRVIIVSLIFDGNWNGDRSTYGLSIILPQSELGFYLPLHRVCVDRLTHIIRKGRIWMHKGQSIIPMLTGEVIPVMELLSSMKSHSVPEEIDISDTVLNDDDIGDSCHEGFLLNAISSHLQTCGCSVVVGSSAEKVNKIVRTLCLFLTPSERKCSRLCRNESSFKYESGLFVQGLLKDATGSFVLPFRQVMYAPYPTTHIDVDVNTVKQMPPCHEHIYNQRRYMRSELTAFWRANSDEEMSQDHIIHTDESFTPDLNVFQDILHRDTLVKAFLDQIFHLKPGLSLRSTFLAQFLLVLHRKALTLIKYVEDDTQKGKKPFKSLRSLKIDLDLAAEGDLNIIMALAEKIKPGLHSFIFGKPFYTSVQERDVLMTF; this is translated from the exons ATGAGAGAGGAAGCGGGCATGTCAGCTCTTTGTCCACCACCATCTCCTGCAGTTGCTAAAACAGAGATCTCTTTGAATGGCGAGTCACCTCTACTAGCTGCCACTTTTGCTTACTGGGACAATATTCTTGGCCCCCGAGTGCGGCATATCTGGGCCCCAAAGACAGAACAGGTACTTCTCAGTGATGgtgaaataacttttcttgcTAACCACACCCTGAATGGAGAAATACTTCGGAATGCAGAAAGCGGTGCAATAGATGTGAAGTTCTTCGTCTTGGCAGAAAAAAGGGTAATCATTGTGTCATTAATCTTTGATGGAAACTGGAATGGAGACAGAAGCACATATGGACTATCAATTATACTTCCACAAAGTGAACTTGGCTTCTACCTGCCACTTCACAGAGTGTGCGTGGATAGGTTAACACATATtataaggaaaggaagaatatggATGCATAAG GGCCAGAGCATCATTCCAATGCTGACTGGAGAAGTCATTCCTGTAATGGAACTCCTTTCATCTATGAAATCACACAGTGTTCCAGAAGAAATAGAT ATAAGTGACACGGTACTGAATGATGATGACATTGGGGATAGTTGCCATGAAGGCTTTCTTCTCAA tgCAATTAGTTCACACCTGCAGACCTGTGGTTGTTCTGTAGTTGTAGGAAGCAGCGCAGAAAAAGTTAATAAG ATTGTGAGAACGTTGTGTCTGTTTCTTACGCCGTCAGAGCGGAAGTGTTCCAGACTCTGTAGAAATGAGTCTTCTTTCAAATACGAGTCAGGACTTTTTGTTCAAGGCTTGCTCAAA GATGCAACAGGAAGCTTTGTGTTGCCTTTCCGTCAAGTAATGTATGCGCCATATCCTACTACGCATATAGACGTAGATGTCAATACAGTGAAGCAGATGCCCCCTTGTCATGAACACATCTATAACCAACGACGATATATGAGATCCGAGCTGACAGCATTTTGGAGAGCTAATTCAGATGAAGAAATGTCTCAAGATCATATTATCCACACAGATGAGAGTTTCACACCTGATTT AAATGTCTTTCAAGATATCCTGCATCGAGATACATTAGTAAAAGCCTTCCTGGATCAG ATCTTCCATCTGAAGCCTGGCTTGTCTCTGAGGAGTACTTTCCTTGCACAATTTCTACTAGTCCTTCACAGAAAAGCCTtaactttaataaaatatgtaGAGGATGACAC gcaaaaaggaaaaaaaccttttaagtCTCTTCGTAGCTTAAAGATAGATCTTGACTTAGCAGCAGAGGGCGATCTTAACATAATAATGGCTTTGGCTGAGAAGATTAAACCAGGTCTACATTCCTTTATCTTTGGGAAGCCATTCTACACTAGTGTACAAGAACGTGATGTGCTCATGACGTTTTAA